The genomic interval CAGCGGATCGCGTCGCCCGTGGACGATCAGGGTGGGAACGGTCAGGGTCTTGAGGGCCGCCCGCAGGGGGCGCTGGTCTGTGTCGTAGAAGTTGCGGGCGTATTCGTAGCCGAGGGGGAAGCGGTCGAGCAGGCCGAAGTGGGGTAGCAGGTGACGGGCCGCCTGAATCGCCACCACCTGCAGGCCGTGGACCGCGTGGTTGAGGTGATAGTCGCCGAGCAACTCCAGCTCCTGTACCCCGATCGCTCCCATCAGAGTGATCGAGGCCACCCGCTCCGGAGCGCTGCGCCAGATTTCGAGGGCGCTGCCGCCGCCCATGCTGAAACCCACCAGGTGGACCTTCTCCAAGGCCAGGTGATCGAGGAGGCCGAGCACCGCCTCGCCTTGGGTGACGATCGAGTAGTCCGCCAGTTTCTTCTCGGAATCTCCGAACCCCGGCAGGTCCGGGGCGACCACCCGCCGGTCGGCCGCCAAGGTGGGGCCGAGAAGGTCGAAGTCGTGGTGGCTGCCGGGGCTACCGTGGAGCAGGACCAGCGGCAGGGAATCCGATCCGTCCCCGGCGGAAGGCGTGGAGCTCGCTTCCCATTCCCGCCAGGCGATCTCCACCACTTCGCCGGCCGCCGCCACCGGTACCCGCGGCAGAGTGGGGGGCGGAGCTTCGACCGCCGCTCGCCAGCGCACGACGCTGGAGGCGGCCACCAGGATCAGGTAGGTGGCGAGGACGAGCCACCGGCGGCGGAGCCGCATGGAGGTCTCGCTCAGACGCGTCGGACGCCGGTTCCCTGGCGCCGTTCATGCTCAAGGGTAGAGGGTGCGACGCCGAAGTCGCTCGTCGGCTCGATTCCCTGCAGGCGCAGCTGGGCGGCGATCAGGGCGTAGTGGTGGGTCGTGTGGCTGCACAAGAACTGGAGCTCGCGGCGCACCGTCGAGCGGCCGAGGGGGGCGTCCGGCGCCTCGAAGGCGCGATCGAGGGAAACCCGTACCGGGCGCTCGGCGAGGTCCGCCGGCAGTTCCTCCAGGCGGGCCTTGAGGGCGGCGATCAATCCCATGGCGTAGGAGCGGTCTTGCTGAATGCGCTCGTCCCGACGGCGCGCGTCATAGTCGATCTCACCTTCCGCTAGGCCGTCGAGGAAGCACATATAGAAATCCAGGCAGTGGCGCAGGTGGCCGCCGACGGTTCCCATCGGCACCGGGGGGGGGGCGACGTAGGCTTCGTCCTCGATCTGCGCGAGGAGTTCTTCGCCCTGGGTAAGAAGGGCCACGTTGCCCGTCATCCACCGGCTGTCGCCGGCCTGCGAGCGGTCTTTGTGTGATTCGTTCGCCGTCATCCTTCTCTTCCCATCCCCTTAGAATTCACATTCGACACGCAAGACTACATGGCATCGGTCCGCCTCGCCAGAAAAGCCCGATGGCAGGCCGTGGGTCATCCTTCGAAAAACAGGCGGTAGGTTCTCGGATCCATTCCCTGGACATCGAACAGCACGAAGAAGTCGATGGTCCGAAAGGCGCGGTCAATGGCCGGCGCTCCGCAGACCTTCGACCCGTACCGCAAATACGTTTTGAACAGCGCCGGCAGATCCACCGGGCCCGCCTCTTCCATCGCCGAGGGGGCTACGACGCCTTCGTCGCATTCGAGACCGGCCTGCGGCGGGATCTCGATCTCCGGGTGCATGTGCCCTTCCCGTTCGAGGTAGCGGAGCACCCGGAGTCCTTCGGCACCGTCCTGGCTGTTCAGGGAGCAGCAGCCGAAGAGAAAACGCTTGTCGTTGGTCAAAAGGTAGCGGGCGAGACCCTTCCACAGGAGAAACAGCACCTGCCGGTTGCGGTGCTCGCGGGAGATGCAGGCGCGGCCGATCTCGATCGCCCGATCCATCACCGCCGGGGGCAGGGCGGTGAGATCGAACTCGCCGTGCGAGTAAAAACCATCGCCGCTTTCCGCCATCGCCGCCGTTTGAATGCGGTAGGTGCCGATGATGGTGTGGGTCGGTTCGTGCTCGACCAGCAGGTGGTGACACTGGCGATCGAAGGGATCTTCGTCCCGGCCGGTGGCGTCCGATTCCTCCAGGCCTTCGCCGAGCTCCAGGTTGAACACCCGATAGCGCAACCGCAGGATGGTGTCGAGTTCGTCTTGGGTGGTGGCGAATCGCACCCGGTAGCTGCCGTACTGGATGAGGCCGGTGGGCAGACCCTCCGGATGGGGAGGGTAAGCATTGTGCGGGCGGCCGCCCTTTTTCTCCGTCAGCATGGTGCTATCCCTTCAGTCGCCGAATGGCGCCCGGGTCCGCCGCCAGGATCCATAGGTCGCCCAGGCGACGAATCTGGCCGGTGATCTCCACGGGCTCCGCCACGCGGTCGAGAATCTGTTGATGGATGGCCTCGCCTTCCGGACCGGTCAGCAGGTAGCTGAAGGTCGAGCCATCGGTTCCTTCGAGCACGAACAAAGGCGGCATGCCGCCCCGGATGCACAACTGAGCGCATGCGCGATGGGGCTTGCGCCGGCCGGGCTTCATGGTGCCGAGAAAACACTTGCTGTCGACGATCTCGCCGCGCAGCGTAGGGCGGTCGCCGTCGCGCGGCACCGCTTCCGCCCGCTCGGCCTCGCCGGTGGCCTCGATCCCCGCTCCGGAAAGTTCCACGAAAGTGAGATTTTCACGATAGAGGAAGGCTCCCTCGAGGGTGACGGCGCGGCCATCGAGTCCGGCGACGGCCGCTTCGGCGCCGGACTTGCCGAAGGGAATGAGGGGATAGCGAGAAGGCTCCCCGCCCCCCGGCCGTTCCACTTCGAGCAGCGGAACAGGCCGCTCGCGCAGGGTGCCGGAAAGGGTTTGATACTCGCCGAATTCGAAGGTTCCCGGATCGAAGGACCCCTGGGTTGCCGCCAGCAGCGCGGCGAAGCCGGCGGCGGCGAGCAGGAGTACCAGCACGCGGGCTTTCAGGAAGCGAGCCAGGGCATCCGGAGCCTTGCTCCGGTAGCCGATGTAGAAGTCGCCTGGCGGCGGGTTCTCAGGCATTCAGCTCTCCACCAGCCGAGCCGGTTCGACGTGGGTTCCCGGCGGGTTGGGGCGTGGATCCACCAGCACCCGGTCTCCGTCCAGCCGCACACCGAAGGTGGCGACCTTCTCGTCGAAGGGCGGAGGCGAAGCGCCGGTGGCCGGGTCGTACTGAAAACCGTGCCAGGGACAGGTCACGCAACCGTCGAGAATCCGACCTTCTCCGAGCGGACCGTTTTGATGACGACACACGTTGGAAATGGCCGAAATCTTACCGTCGTAGCGAAACACCGCAACGCGTTCGCCGGCCACGGTGACCACCCGGGCGCGCTTCTCCGCGATCTCCGAGGCCCGGCAGACCTCCACCATGGCGCCATCGCCGGCGGTGAGTTCGTCATCCCTCGCCCGCTCCCGCCAGCCGGCCAGCAGGTGCAGCGTCAGCAGGGTGGCCATCCCCACCCCCAGGGCGATCGGGAAGAGCGGTTGCGTCTCCGCCTGCAGCACACCCAAGGCGACGTGCATCACCACCAAGCCGTAGGCCACGTACACCAGCATGTGCAGGGCCTTCCACGCCGGCGGCGTCAAGTTTGCGAGCCAGAAGTCGTGGCTAGTGGCGGCCATCAGGAAGAGGATCAGAAGGGCCGCCAAGCCCAACGCCTGGAAGGGAAACTGAGCCAAGCTGTCGTAGCGACCGTTGCTCACCAGCACGCTCACCAGCGGATGCAGGTCGCCCAGGGCGTGGAACTGAACGATCGAGAAGCCGCCGTGGCCGAGGGCCAGGAGGAACATCGTCACCCCCAGATGGCGGCGGTTGTAGAGCAGCGGCAGAAAACGGCGGTCGAGGCGGCTCAACGGGCCGATCGCCAGAATCAGGTGGAGCAAAAGAAAGGCGCCAGTGCCGAAGGCTCGGATGAGCAGGGTTTCGATCGTCGCCTCGGGCTTCAAGGCCGCGCTGACGGCCACGAACAGCACCAGGTAGAGGGCCACACCGCCGGCCAGGGTGAAGTCGTAAATCCGTTTCTGGCGATTCCAGCCGACGGCCCGGTAGGCGTGGCTCATCGGTCACCTCCGTTCGCCGGGCGATCCAGCGACGAACGGACGACCACCCGGTGGTGACCGAGGCTGTAGACCACCAGTTCCCCGGCGTTGGCTGTGGGCAAGTCGAAGGTCGATCTGCCGGCCGTCAAGGGGCCGAGGAGCCGGGCGTCCGCCGGTAGCCGGGTGCCGTCGCCGGACCCTCCGCGGACACTCCAGTAGAGCAGCAGATCCGGACCCTCGACGCTGCGGCCCGGCGGCCGATCCACCCACAGCCGAGGGCCGCCGGGGCCGGCGCCGAGTCGGGCGCTCAGCGGGTGATCCGGGAACAGGTCGTCATCGCTTGTCGTCGGCGGGGGAGCCGCCGTGGCGGGCGCGTGGGCGGTAAGCGGAAACTCCGGTCGGGCGGCCAGGGCCAGTACGAAAAGAAGCGGCAGGGCAACGGCCAGGGCGATCCACATCCAGCGGTGACGGCGGCGCAGCGAGCGGATCATGAGTTGGCCTGGCGCCATCCGCTGGTCGCCGGTTCGTCGCACAGATGAGCGCTCGATTCCTGCGGCGGTGGGGTTCCTCGGACCCAGCGCCAGGCCAGGTACGGCCAAAACGCCACCACTCCCGGCAGAATGACCAGCCGAAATCCCCAACTGCCGCCGTCTGCCGCCGGGTCGATGCGCGAGACGCCGCGCAGCACGAAGGCGATGGCGAAGATCAGACCGACCAGGGCGTAGATCGAGACCAGCCAGACCAGCGCGCCGGCTACCGCGATCATCGGCCGCGCCCCCGGCGAGTGATGTGCCACGCCGTGAGCTGAATGGCTATCCGGTGGTGCTGCAAGATCGACAAGTTCAGATTCTTGAGGTCACAAATATCATTCGGCGATTACCGCCTCCGGAGAAGGCCGGCGGCCCACAAAGAAACTTCAGAAATCAATAGTTTCCCGGCAAAACCCTAGCACACGGCGGCCGTTGATCCAGCACAAGCTACGCACCTCCTCCGACATCGGTTTCGCCGTTTTGGCACGGCCCGATGATGCTCGCCGGACGGTAAGATCTAGCGCGCGATGTGTACGGTGACTTGGACCTCCCGCCCCGGTGGCTATGCCCTGTACTTCAACCGCGACGAGCGGCGCAGCCGAGTCGCCGCCCTGCCGCCGGCCCCGGCGGTAGGCGATGGGGTGCGCTACCTGGCGCCGCGGGATCCCGAAGGCGGAGGGAGCTGGATCGTCGCCAGCGAAACCGGTTGGACCGTGTGCTTGCTCAATTTTTGGGCCAGCGCCCCGCTCGTCGATGCGGCCGAGCGCTCCAGCCGAGGCCTCTTGGTCACCGGCCTGG from Acidobacteriota bacterium carries:
- a CDS encoding Rieske 2Fe-2S domain-containing protein — translated: MSHAYRAVGWNRQKRIYDFTLAGGVALYLVLFVAVSAALKPEATIETLLIRAFGTGAFLLLHLILAIGPLSRLDRRFLPLLYNRRHLGVTMFLLALGHGGFSIVQFHALGDLHPLVSVLVSNGRYDSLAQFPFQALGLAALLILFLMAATSHDFWLANLTPPAWKALHMLVYVAYGLVVMHVALGVLQAETQPLFPIALGVGMATLLTLHLLAGWRERARDDELTAGDGAMVEVCRASEIAEKRARVVTVAGERVAVFRYDGKISAISNVCRHQNGPLGEGRILDGCVTCPWHGFQYDPATGASPPPFDEKVATFGVRLDGDRVLVDPRPNPPGTHVEPARLVES
- a CDS encoding DinB family protein: MTANESHKDRSQAGDSRWMTGNVALLTQGEELLAQIEDEAYVAPPPVPMGTVGGHLRHCLDFYMCFLDGLAEGEIDYDARRRDERIQQDRSYAMGLIAALKARLEELPADLAERPVRVSLDRAFEAPDAPLGRSTVRRELQFLCSHTTHHYALIAAQLRLQGIEPTSDFGVAPSTLEHERRQGTGVRRV
- a CDS encoding GNAT family N-acyltransferase, giving the protein MLTEKKGGRPHNAYPPHPEGLPTGLIQYGSYRVRFATTQDELDTILRLRYRVFNLELGEGLEESDATGRDEDPFDRQCHHLLVEHEPTHTIIGTYRIQTAAMAESGDGFYSHGEFDLTALPPAVMDRAIEIGRACISREHRNRQVLFLLWKGLARYLLTNDKRFLFGCCSLNSQDGAEGLRVLRYLEREGHMHPEIEIPPQAGLECDEGVVAPSAMEEAGPVDLPALFKTYLRYGSKVCGAPAIDRAFRTIDFFVLFDVQGMDPRTYRLFFEG